The following coding sequences lie in one Cannabis sativa cultivar Pink pepper isolate KNU-18-1 chromosome 5, ASM2916894v1, whole genome shotgun sequence genomic window:
- the LOC115717742 gene encoding uncharacterized protein LOC115717742, which yields MERANFNLKAMHALFNTVSKNQLKVIVNYEMAKEAWEKLRIKNEGTDPVKKSRLRALAKAFEDLSMEEEETVAEFHAKLCDISNESHALGKTYSNVKLVCKVLRVLPRRFMSKVTSIEEMRNVEELDLDELIGSFIAFIHKEEKKSIPDVSASFSDEVVDLLTKNYTKFLKKKYKKFFLRVECSNTLKKKKALVATWSDSDEEKDFVASKSSDEDKQVVAFMEQSHRSFESEVDGVFSVFEADSNGRQNAYEEMFPQWEYMTKRIRVLNSAKEQIESENIKLEDTVKNLNKLLDENDNEIYKLSAELIRAKQALEFIPPGTMPSFKLFNFENLMEGQWYLDIGCSRHMTGKKKLLVNYKEEKEGVVTFGDGNKGQIIGKGDLVMSRVAPLTEVLYVKGLKANLISISQLCDADYTISFSKTHCLVSSYGCSVLTGKRSSDGSYLLDNVVLCNSATLDKSDIGDFTTTPKVLTKRNKSVKSSPCLSRVHSLLLVLWYGLLNLILLNLGFKQRKDDVFVLVFAGFDHVAHRTLLFQKKYGRIKVTGKRLRSKEEWNIS from the exons ATGGAGAGGGCCAATTTTAATTTAAAGGCCATGCATGCTCTGTTCAATACGGTGTCCAAAAATCAATTGAAGGTCATTGTGAACTATGAGATGGCCAAAGAGGCTTGGGAAAAACTACGAATTAAAAATGAAGGAACAGATCCAGTAAAGAAATCTCGTCTTCGTGCTTTGGCAAAAGCGTTTGAAGATTTATCaatggaggaagaagaaacggtGGCTGAGTTCCATGCTAAATTGTGTGACATATCAAATGAGTCTCATGCTTTGGGAAAGACTTATTCAAATGTAAAGCTAGTTTGTAAAGTTCTTAGAGTCCTACCTAGGAGATTTATGTCTAAAGTAACCTCCATTGAAGAAATGAGAAACGTGGAGGAACTGGATCTTGATGAACTGATTGGATCCTT TATTGCGTTCATtcacaaagaagaaaagaagtctATCCCAGATGTGTCTGCTAGTTTCTCAGATGAAGTTGTAGATCTGCTGACCAAGAACTATAcaaaattcttgaaaaagaaGTACAAGAAATTTTTTCTGAGG GTCGAGTGTTCCAACACTCTCAAAAAGAAGAAAGCCCTTGTTGCCACCTGGAGCGATAGTGACGAAGAAAAAGATTTTGTTGCAAGCAAAAGTTCTGATGAGGATAAACAGGTAGTGGCTTTCATGGAACAAAGTCATCGTTCTTTTGAATCTGAGGTTGATGGGGTTTTTAGTGTTTTTGAAGCTGATAGTAATGGAAGACAAAATGCATATGAAGAAATGTTTCCTCAGTGGGAATATATGACCAAGCGGATTAGAGTTCTGAATAGTGCCAAGGAGCAGATAGAGTCTGAAAATATCAAGCTGGAGGACACTGTTAAGAATCTGAACAAACTTCTTGATGAGAACGACAATGAGATCTACAAGCTTTCAGCTGAACTCATAAGAGCTAAACAGGCTTTAGAGTTTATCCCTCCAGGAACGATGCCATCATTCAAACTCTTCAACTTCGAAAACCTTATG GAAGGACAGTGGTACTTGGATATTGGTTGCTCTCGACACATGACTGGCAAAAAGAAATTGTTAGTCaattacaaagaagaaaaggAGGGAGTTGTCACTTTTGGTGATGGAAACAAGGGCCAGATTATTGGGAAAGGAGACTTGGTGATGAGTAGAGTTGCACCTCTTACTGAAGTACTGTATGTGAAAGGGCTCAAGGCAAACCTGATAAGCATTagtcaactttgtgatgcaGATTACACTATTAGTTTTTCTAAAACTCATTGTTTAGTTTCATCTTATGGGTGCTCAGTCTTAACAGGGAAGAGATCTAGTGATGGTAGTTATTTGTTGGACAATGTTGTCCTATGTAATAGTGCAACACTAGATAAATCAGATATTGGGGATTTTACTACTACTCCAAAAGTTTTAACCAAAAGAAATAAGAGTGTTAAATCATCACCTTGTCTTTCAAGAGTTCATTCACTATTATTAGTGCTATGGTATGGTCTTCTAAACCTTATATTGTTGAATCTTGGGTTTAAACAAAGAAAGGATGATGTTTTTGTCCTAGTGTTTGCTGGTTTTGATCATGTTGCACATCGTACTCTCTTGTTTCAAAAGAAATACG gaagaaTTAAAGTGACAGGAAAAAGATTAAGAAGCAAGGAAGAGTGGAACATAAGCTGA